From a single Bacteroidota bacterium genomic region:
- a CDS encoding T9SS type A sorting domain-containing protein, producing the protein MSFEIYMDRLIVGGRFSLGEGNPGNAIASWNGIEWSELGGGIGGQNASIRDMEIHDGSLYVVGGFSSADGIPCSGIAKWDGLKWCCLGFDSPDGNGLFSTIQHQNSLYVGGAFKVIDTDSINSVAKWIGGSYVEACGNSTSMLEANEPPHATISLYPNPANSSFTLTLPANTSTCTLTIDITGPRGRGLPRTCRAWVTRLRTSTHLSAGLYFVEVRVKDRVEVIKLVKERKRSETSFG; encoded by the coding sequence ATGAGTTTTGAAATTTATATGGACCGTTTGATCGTAGGGGGACGATTTTCCTTAGGTGAAGGGAATCCTGGAAACGCAATCGCTAGCTGGAACGGAATAGAATGGTCTGAATTAGGAGGCGGCATCGGCGGTCAAAATGCCTCGATTAGGGACATGGAAATCCATGACGGCTCACTCTATGTCGTAGGCGGGTTTAGCTCTGCAGATGGAATTCCATGTTCTGGAATTGCGAAATGGGACGGTTTGAAATGGTGCTGTCTTGGCTTTGATTCTCCAGATGGCAATGGGCTCTTTTCCACCATTCAACATCAAAATTCACTTTATGTGGGTGGTGCTTTTAAAGTCATCGATACTGATTCTATTAATTCTGTGGCGAAATGGATCGGCGGATCGTATGTCGAAGCCTGTGGTAATTCAACTAGTATGCTCGAAGCAAATGAGCCTCCCCACGCCACCATCTCCCTCTACCCCAACCCAGCCAATTCATCCTTCACGCTGACCCTCCCGGCCAACACATCCACATGCACCCTAACCATCGACATCACCGGGCCGCGAGGTCGCGGCCTTCCACGCACCTGTCGCGCGTGGGTGACCCGCCTCAGGACGTCGACGCACCTGAGCGCGGGGTTGTATTTTGTGGAGGTGCGGGTCAAGGATCGGGTTGAGGTGATTAAACTGGTGAAGGAACGAAAACGATCAGAAACGTCTTTTGGGTAA